From a single Chitinophaga sp. Cy-1792 genomic region:
- a CDS encoding transporter substrate-binding domain-containing protein has protein sequence MSIRLVATILLLLNFKVMQAQDVLSEKLNSNTKIKIAYVDEPPFYWTEGDSVKGADIELAEAILHAIGITDIEYIHTTFENLLPGIQSGKWDMNVPIFATSEREKIVTFSNPVWALGDGFVVLKGNPKNLTSYEAVGKRTDARLGLIPGQVQFDKAKAAGVTDAQIIMFKDQPAVIAALLEGKIDAFAATALGNNSIADANPQLESIPHPIINKAETPVGAFSFNKENLLLINAVNKQLQAYLGTAEHRTKMAKYGINKTEIDPVITNKDVK, from the coding sequence ATGAGCATAAGATTAGTGGCAACCATCCTATTATTACTAAATTTTAAAGTTATGCAGGCACAAGATGTTCTATCAGAAAAGCTCAACAGCAACACAAAAATAAAAATCGCATATGTTGATGAACCCCCATTCTATTGGACAGAAGGCGATAGTGTAAAGGGGGCTGATATAGAATTAGCAGAGGCCATTCTACATGCAATTGGCATTACCGATATTGAATATATCCATACAACATTTGAAAACCTTTTACCAGGTATCCAATCAGGTAAATGGGATATGAATGTTCCTATTTTCGCCACCAGTGAACGGGAAAAAATAGTAACATTTAGTAATCCTGTTTGGGCGCTAGGAGATGGATTCGTTGTCCTGAAAGGAAACCCTAAAAATCTGACAAGTTACGAGGCTGTTGGCAAGAGAACAGATGCAAGGCTGGGACTTATACCTGGCCAGGTCCAGTTTGATAAGGCAAAAGCTGCAGGGGTAACTGACGCTCAAATCATCATGTTTAAAGATCAGCCAGCAGTAATAGCTGCATTACTGGAAGGAAAAATTGACGCTTTTGCAGCAACTGCACTGGGAAATAATTCCATTGCTGATGCTAACCCTCAACTGGAATCAATTCCTCATCCAATTATTAATAAAGCAGAAACACCCGTTGGAGCATTTTCTTTTAATAAGGAAAACCTGCTATTAATCAATGCTGTTAACAAGCAACTCCAAGCCTACCTTGGAACAGCAGAGCATCGAACAAAAATGGCAAAATATGGCATTAATAAAACTGAAATAGATCCGGTAATAACAAATAAGGATGTTAAGTGA